The proteins below come from a single Iocasia fonsfrigidae genomic window:
- the cas2 gene encoding CRISPR-associated endonuclease Cas2 → MFVILTYDVDVKRVNKIRKLLKKYLTWTQNSVFEGEISQGKLNQCLSEVENIIDKSYDSIYIYNVKSSKFISKDILGENKNFDELFL, encoded by the coding sequence ATGTTTGTAATTTTGACATATGATGTTGATGTCAAAAGGGTTAATAAAATAAGGAAGTTGTTAAAGAAATATTTAACCTGGACACAAAATTCTGTATTTGAGGGAGAAATTAGTCAAGGTAAATTGAATCAGTGTTTATCTGAAGTTGAAAATATAATTGATAAAAGCTATGATTCAATATATATCTATAATGTTAAGAGTAGTAAATTTATTTCTAAAGATATTTTGGGAGAAAATAAGAATTTTGACGAATTATTTTTGTAA
- the cas1b gene encoding type I-B CRISPR-associated endonuclease Cas1b translates to MNRDYYIFSNGRLKRKDNTIYFIDSGNNKRALPVEQVDKIHFFGEVDFNSNLLSYLPRFGVMLNVYNYYGYYSGTYYPRKKNVSGFLVVNQAVYYNDYNKRIALARSFVESSIYHILRNLRRHKEVTEEIIDKIEKEKANITKANKIAELMGVEGRVRKWYYRGFNCILREEFILKGRNRRPPRDPVNALISFGNSLMYTAVLGEMYKTQLDPTISFLHEPSTKRFSLSLDIAEIFKPLIIDAVIFKLINNRVIKEEDFDIEEEICFLNEEGKKKFIEEYETKMATTIKHRKLKRKTSYKMFIRLECYKLIKHFIGDEVYKPLKAWW, encoded by the coding sequence ATGAATAGAGATTATTATATTTTCAGTAATGGAAGGTTGAAGCGGAAGGATAATACTATCTATTTTATTGATAGCGGTAATAATAAAAGGGCACTACCTGTGGAACAGGTGGATAAAATACATTTTTTCGGTGAAGTTGATTTTAACTCTAATTTGTTAAGCTATCTACCCAGATTTGGAGTAATGTTGAATGTTTATAATTATTATGGATATTATAGTGGTACCTATTATCCGCGGAAAAAGAATGTTTCAGGATTTTTGGTGGTAAATCAGGCGGTATATTATAATGATTATAATAAAAGAATAGCTTTAGCGAGAAGTTTTGTGGAAAGTAGTATTTATCATATTTTAAGAAATTTGAGAAGACATAAAGAAGTAACAGAAGAAATAATTGATAAGATTGAAAAAGAGAAGGCTAATATTACTAAAGCCAATAAAATTGCTGAATTAATGGGGGTAGAGGGCAGAGTAAGAAAATGGTATTATAGAGGTTTTAATTGTATTCTACGTGAAGAGTTTATATTAAAGGGAAGAAATAGAAGACCTCCTAGAGACCCAGTTAATGCCCTTATTTCTTTTGGAAACAGCTTAATGTATACTGCTGTTTTGGGTGAGATGTATAAGACTCAACTTGATCCTACAATTAGTTTTTTACATGAGCCATCAACTAAAAGATTTTCATTAAGTCTTGATATTGCAGAGATTTTTAAACCTTTGATTATTGATGCGGTTATATTTAAATTAATAAATAACCGGGTAATTAAAGAGGAAGATTTCGATATTGAAGAGGAAATTTGTTTTTTGAATGAAGAGGGAAAAAAGAAGTTTATAGAAGAATATGAAACTAAAATGGCAACAACTATAAAACATAGAAAATTAAAACGAAAAACTTCATACAAAATGTTTATTCGGTTAGAGTGTTATAAATTAATTAAACATTTTATTGGTGATGAAGTATATAAACCTTTAAAGGCCTGGTGGTAA
- the cas4 gene encoding CRISPR-associated protein Cas4, whose protein sequence is MELKTASIQGVKLNYYYICKRKLWLFAKGISMEHNSDRVLSGKVIHENSYPRMKKREVLIDGLVKLDIVDGDYIREVKISSKMSKADRMQLLYYLYYLKEKGVEKKGLINYVKERRVEEIELTEDDELEIEKAVKGIEQVLQLKSPPEVINARICKKCAYYLFCYVEEED, encoded by the coding sequence ATGGAATTAAAAACTGCCAGTATTCAAGGAGTAAAACTTAATTACTACTATATTTGCAAAAGAAAATTATGGTTGTTTGCCAAGGGAATTAGTATGGAACATAACAGTGATCGGGTATTAAGTGGTAAGGTTATTCATGAAAATTCATATCCTAGAATGAAGAAAAGAGAAGTTTTAATTGATGGATTAGTGAAGTTAGATATTGTTGATGGAGATTATATTAGAGAAGTTAAGATTAGTAGTAAAATGAGTAAAGCTGATAGAATGCAGTTATTGTATTACCTGTATTATTTAAAGGAGAAAGGAGTTGAGAAGAAGGGATTAATTAATTATGTGAAAGAAAGAAGAGTGGAGGAGATAGAACTAACTGAAGATGATGAACTAGAAATTGAAAAAGCAGTGAAAGGAATTGAACAAGTTTTACAGCTTAAGAGTCCCCCTGAAGTGATAAATGCCAGGATATGCAAAAAGTGTGCTTATTATTTATTTTGCTATGTTGAGGAGGAAGATTGA
- the cas3 gene encoding CRISPR-associated helicase Cas3', with protein sequence MIYAKSNPIESLGEHTGKLLDNYEILKDSYGHILMDKIMWKLLKIAVEYHDTGKIYSQFQNSIIRNINRYRGKNIKEIDSDFEINIPHNYLSPAFLPYKNWGFDKKICKVLYQAIAYHHERKEEPDSKIIAEIIEKELCNKIKDIKNELDIEVDDRVVSLYTNKIKRKYRIKKDDEYYNLFVLVKGLLHRLDHSSSAHEKVELAVDKNVGTFTSKYLKRFPVLREVQKFSKDNKDRNLIVVASTGMGKTESALLWIDEDKGFFTLPLRVSINALYDRITKEDEIGYGFAGLLHSTSINHLEDSKCEESEMIYEQSRLLSKKLTFCTIDQIFKFPFKYLGYEKSYATLAYSKVVIDEIQAYDPKIAATLLVGLKMINDIGGKFMIMTATLPPIYEDYLKKVVDEKEIVYGKFLTDTVRHKIKIKEKTIIDDADEILTRGRNRKVLVIVNTVSRAIEVFEQLDNNKHGVKINLLHSMFIKKDRAYLERKIKEFADDEGENGIWVTTQLVEASLDIDFDYLFTELSPLDSFFQRLGRCYRKRQFNLDEPNVFVYTEEVKGIGSIYDKDIWDKSKKILQNYDLRELKEEDKIKMINKLYSRENLDGSEYLEKFDNALNYIENINPYELNKNEAQDLLRNIDNVNVIPRRIYENIEKKIDEYKSYQIDKNDADSIKYFKKLRRDIDNCTVSIPYYVAKKSDVISPISERKRLSDLYILERKYDFKDGKGKGVLIGEMLSNIL encoded by the coding sequence ATGATTTATGCAAAATCAAATCCTATTGAAAGTCTGGGAGAACATACAGGTAAACTGCTAGATAATTATGAGATTTTGAAAGATAGTTATGGTCATATATTGATGGATAAAATAATGTGGAAATTGTTAAAGATTGCAGTTGAATATCATGATACAGGAAAAATCTATAGTCAATTCCAAAATAGTATTATAAGAAATATTAACAGGTATAGGGGTAAAAATATAAAAGAGATTGATTCAGATTTTGAGATAAATATACCTCATAATTACTTATCGCCTGCTTTTTTACCATATAAAAATTGGGGCTTTGATAAAAAAATCTGTAAGGTATTATATCAGGCAATAGCATACCATCATGAAAGAAAAGAAGAACCAGATAGTAAAATTATTGCTGAGATTATCGAAAAAGAGTTATGTAATAAAATAAAAGATATTAAGAATGAATTGGATATAGAAGTAGATGATAGAGTAGTGTCTTTATACACTAATAAGATTAAGAGAAAATACAGAATAAAAAAAGATGATGAGTATTATAATCTTTTTGTATTAGTAAAAGGTCTATTACATAGACTTGACCATTCATCTTCTGCCCATGAAAAAGTGGAGTTAGCTGTTGATAAAAATGTAGGGACATTTACCAGTAAATATTTAAAAAGGTTTCCAGTTTTAAGGGAAGTACAAAAGTTCAGTAAAGATAATAAAGACAGGAATCTAATTGTGGTGGCATCAACCGGTATGGGCAAGACAGAATCGGCTTTGCTGTGGATAGATGAAGATAAGGGCTTTTTCACTCTGCCTTTAAGAGTAAGTATTAATGCTTTGTATGACAGGATCACAAAGGAAGATGAGATAGGATATGGATTTGCTGGATTACTCCATTCCACAAGTATTAATCATTTGGAGGATTCAAAATGTGAAGAGAGTGAAATGATTTATGAACAGTCCAGACTATTATCTAAAAAGTTGACTTTTTGTACTATAGATCAAATTTTTAAATTTCCTTTTAAGTATTTAGGTTATGAGAAAAGTTATGCTACCCTCGCTTATTCAAAGGTTGTAATTGATGAGATTCAGGCCTATGATCCCAAGATAGCTGCTACGTTATTGGTCGGTTTAAAGATGATTAATGATATAGGCGGTAAATTTATGATTATGACAGCTACCTTACCACCGATTTATGAGGATTATTTAAAAAAAGTAGTAGATGAAAAAGAGATAGTTTATGGAAAGTTTTTAACAGACACTGTGCGACATAAAATTAAGATTAAAGAAAAAACAATAATAGATGATGCTGATGAGATTTTGACAAGGGGAAGGAACAGGAAGGTTTTAGTAATTGTAAATACTGTTAGTAGGGCAATAGAAGTATTTGAGCAGTTAGATAATAATAAACATGGAGTTAAGATTAATTTATTACATTCTATGTTTATTAAGAAAGATAGAGCTTATTTAGAGAGGAAAATTAAGGAATTTGCTGATGATGAGGGAGAAAATGGTATCTGGGTTACTACCCAATTAGTAGAAGCATCACTGGATATAGATTTTGATTATTTATTTACAGAGTTGTCGCCTTTAGATAGTTTTTTTCAGAGATTGGGTCGTTGTTATCGTAAACGACAGTTTAATCTAGATGAACCAAATGTATTTGTTTACACAGAAGAAGTAAAGGGAATAGGATCTATTTACGACAAAGATATTTGGGATAAAAGCAAGAAAATATTACAAAATTATGATTTGCGGGAACTTAAGGAAGAAGACAAGATTAAGATGATAAATAAATTGTATTCCAGGGAGAATTTAGATGGCAGTGAGTATTTAGAGAAATTTGATAATGCTCTTAACTATATAGAGAATATTAATCCATATGAACTAAATAAGAATGAAGCACAGGATTTACTGAGAAACATTGATAATGTAAATGTTATACCGCGTAGAATATATGAAAATATCGAAAAGAAGATTGATGAGTATAAGAGTTATCAGATTGATAAAAATGATGCAGATAGTATAAAATACTTCAAAAAATTAAGGAGAGATATAGATAACTGTACTGTTAGTATCCCGTATTATGTAGCGAAGAAATCAGATGTAATAAGTCCAATTAGTGAAAGAAAAAGATTGAGTGATCTGTATATTTTAGAGAGAAAGTATGATTTTAAAGATGGTAAAGGAAAAGGTGTTTTAATTGGTGAGATGTTGAGTAATATTCTTTAA
- the cas5b gene encoding type I-B CRISPR-associated protein Cas5b encodes MEVLKLDLFQESACYKKPFAFKVGETYPLPPYSTVKGMLHKILKAKEFIPMSISIQGDYDSKFVDYQSMYFYKDKDITKMPLDMHLLHNVKLIIHVKAERQILDGIVGGITGLDEYLSLGRREDLVRINEVKFVGLKKYNPFDEGKNYFIKYPIYIPVDKTDEELTGINYRLNWKYKIVEGLRQWEKINVIYVEKGEELSDESEIVIDDDTKDLVCFNL; translated from the coding sequence ATGGAAGTGTTAAAGCTTGATCTTTTTCAGGAGAGTGCATGTTATAAAAAACCTTTTGCTTTCAAGGTGGGGGAGACCTACCCTCTTCCTCCCTATTCAACGGTAAAGGGGATGTTACATAAAATATTAAAGGCTAAAGAGTTTATTCCAATGAGTATTTCTATTCAGGGTGACTATGACAGTAAATTTGTTGATTATCAGAGTATGTATTTTTATAAGGATAAAGATATAACTAAAATGCCTTTAGATATGCATCTACTGCATAATGTAAAATTAATTATTCATGTGAAAGCTGAAAGACAGATATTAGATGGGATTGTGGGAGGAATTACCGGGCTTGATGAGTATTTAAGTTTAGGCCGTCGAGAGGATTTAGTTAGGATTAATGAAGTTAAATTTGTAGGATTAAAAAAATATAATCCTTTTGATGAAGGAAAAAATTATTTTATTAAATACCCGATTTATATACCAGTAGATAAAACAGATGAGGAATTAACAGGAATTAATTATCGTTTGAACTGGAAATATAAAATAGTTGAAGGTTTAAGACAATGGGAAAAAATCAATGTAATATATGTAGAAAAGGGGGAAGAATTATCTGATGAATCTGAAATTGTTATAGATGACGATACAAAGGATTTAGTTTGTTTTAATTTATAG
- the cas7i gene encoding type I-B CRISPR-associated protein Cas7/Cst2/DevR — translation MGKGLTITVVFEAGSLNYGEGVGNISELKKVNRGNGQTYTFASRQCLGFDIRRLGAELFDWKMDTVTKNGTIQYKKDITIEDSEEMDLFGYMKTASRSNATTRSAAVRLSPAFSMEPYKSDMDFLNNKGLADRIDENPNLANIEQHQSFYTYTMTVDLNRVGKDADIELDNTEKAKRLRELLTIVKLLNRNIRGRQETLSPVFVVGGVYDLANPFFQGRIKLGIRKNNYVINVEPLNDALEIGILDNHVKDNTLIGIIDGIFTNKDEIEKILGDKVLSVENFFKKLELQVAEVYK, via the coding sequence ATGGGTAAAGGATTGACAATTACAGTGGTTTTTGAAGCGGGTTCATTAAATTATGGTGAAGGTGTCGGAAATATTTCAGAGTTAAAGAAAGTTAATCGGGGTAATGGACAGACCTATACTTTTGCTTCCAGACAGTGTCTGGGATTTGATATTAGAAGACTTGGGGCAGAGTTATTTGACTGGAAGATGGATACTGTAACTAAAAATGGAACTATTCAGTATAAGAAGGATATAACAATTGAAGATTCTGAAGAAATGGACTTATTTGGTTATATGAAGACTGCCAGTAGATCAAATGCAACAACAAGATCGGCGGCGGTAAGGTTGAGTCCTGCTTTTTCAATGGAGCCTTATAAAAGTGATATGGACTTTCTAAATAATAAAGGTCTGGCTGACAGGATTGATGAGAACCCAAATCTGGCTAATATTGAACAGCACCAAAGTTTTTATACTTATACAATGACTGTAGATTTAAATAGAGTAGGTAAAGATGCTGATATAGAGTTAGATAATACTGAAAAAGCAAAAAGGCTCAGGGAGCTATTAACTATTGTTAAATTATTAAATCGGAATATTAGGGGAAGGCAGGAAACTTTATCACCAGTATTTGTTGTTGGTGGCGTTTATGATTTAGCAAACCCGTTTTTTCAGGGGAGGATAAAATTAGGTATTAGAAAAAATAATTATGTCATTAATGTTGAACCTTTGAACGATGCTTTAGAGATTGGTATTTTAGATAATCATGTAAAAGATAATACACTAATTGGTATAATAGATGGGATTTTCACTAATAAGGATGAAATAGAAAAGATATTAGGCGATAAAGTTTTATCAGTAGAGAATTTCTTTAAAAAATTAGAATTACAGGTAGCAGAAGTTTATAAGTAG
- the cas8a1 gene encoding type I-B CRISPR-associated protein Cas8b1/Cst1 — protein sequence MRILKKAEKSYIEEDSYKLCANYLEVDSSLLENFSQYYFEYFLEEYNIHSRESEKVERYLNIARNKNKFKDAAGWIKDAVRYNRDKVKRAKFENEYYEKELDKVFKRLSEMKKVEQIGELERLVDIFKKVMKEEEVNQKLSLNAFKNGLSSNYFGQPSFLNVYYARNSIKEQQEKMKDDYIKPVLEDVRLDVALKNVTGIQDFSDFVESELDRDSISKEYNKLLQTINKKFIKRNKSLDDIREFLDNKVLHCSIWNQYLSNSQFTNKSNMGCEFTESVFIPLAVSLKKSKNFMWNGNISLPICNLLKLVLLAAPAGATEMNSGNAGFVNLDTSIEELYKQNQNLKNHIKNGKNPFEEVIYDIVSESSQKSKWMLSNILFVEFNAEYDSKSSKLSYFNIPQVVAKYFKKYGREELSKIWDEKFKESLVNLILYSKATKTEVYNFKKGKKDTVVVNNINSLINAKLRDVISSGVGVPYDAMRATVAKYKIEQIKKGCEKVDDKNINWAYNEGKRLKYYFEGKNSKGEKIQGRESRANKIPGLAYRLLNAVNAGNKKQFMDSLLRIYMGAGKEVPYILLNVIHEEEMEFETVAHAFLSGFIPKKEENQGEEVDSKLVEEVK from the coding sequence ATGAGAATATTAAAGAAAGCTGAAAAGAGCTATATAGAAGAAGATAGTTATAAACTCTGTGCTAATTATTTAGAAGTTGATAGTAGTTTGCTGGAAAACTTTTCTCAATATTACTTCGAATACTTTCTGGAAGAATACAACATCCATTCTAGAGAAAGTGAAAAAGTTGAAAGATATTTAAATATAGCTAGAAATAAAAATAAATTTAAGGATGCAGCAGGATGGATTAAAGATGCTGTGCGGTATAATCGTGATAAAGTAAAGAGAGCAAAATTTGAAAATGAATATTATGAAAAAGAATTAGATAAAGTGTTCAAAAGATTGAGTGAAATGAAGAAAGTAGAACAAATTGGAGAACTTGAGAGATTAGTTGATATTTTTAAAAAAGTAATGAAAGAAGAGGAAGTGAATCAAAAGTTATCTTTGAATGCTTTTAAGAATGGTTTATCTTCTAACTACTTTGGACAACCCAGTTTTTTAAATGTTTATTATGCACGTAATTCAATTAAAGAACAGCAGGAAAAAATGAAGGATGATTATATTAAGCCTGTTTTAGAAGATGTAAGGTTAGATGTTGCTTTAAAAAATGTTACAGGGATTCAGGATTTTAGTGATTTTGTAGAAAGTGAGTTAGATAGAGATAGTATATCCAAGGAGTATAATAAATTATTACAGACAATAAATAAGAAATTTATTAAGAGGAATAAGAGTTTAGATGATATAAGAGAGTTTTTAGATAATAAGGTTTTACATTGCTCTATTTGGAATCAGTATCTAAGTAATTCGCAATTTACTAATAAGAGTAATATGGGGTGTGAATTTACTGAGAGTGTTTTTATTCCTTTAGCTGTAAGCCTTAAGAAATCCAAGAATTTCATGTGGAATGGAAATATAAGTTTACCTATATGTAATTTACTAAAATTAGTATTATTAGCGGCTCCGGCTGGTGCCACAGAGATGAATAGTGGGAATGCGGGATTTGTTAATCTTGATACCAGTATTGAGGAATTATATAAGCAGAATCAAAATTTAAAGAATCATATAAAAAATGGTAAAAATCCCTTTGAAGAAGTTATCTATGATATAGTTAGCGAAAGTAGTCAAAAGAGTAAATGGATGTTGAGTAATATTTTATTTGTAGAGTTTAATGCTGAATATGATTCTAAAAGTTCTAAGCTTAGTTATTTTAATATTCCACAGGTCGTTGCCAAATATTTCAAAAAATATGGCAGGGAAGAATTAAGTAAAATTTGGGATGAAAAGTTTAAAGAGAGTTTAGTTAATTTGATTTTATATAGTAAGGCAACTAAAACTGAGGTATATAATTTTAAAAAAGGTAAGAAAGATACTGTTGTTGTTAACAATATTAACTCCCTGATTAATGCCAAATTGAGAGATGTGATAAGTAGCGGTGTCGGTGTTCCTTATGATGCTATGAGGGCAACAGTGGCTAAGTATAAAATAGAACAAATTAAAAAGGGGTGTGAAAAAGTGGATGACAAGAATATAAATTGGGCATATAACGAAGGGAAAAGGTTAAAGTACTATTTTGAGGGTAAAAATTCTAAAGGTGAAAAAATACAAGGTAGGGAGTCCAGAGCAAATAAGATTCCAGGTTTAGCTTATAGATTATTGAATGCTGTTAATGCTGGTAATAAAAAACAATTTATGGATTCACTTTTAAGAATTTATATGGGTGCTGGAAAAGAAGTACCATATATATTGTTGAATGTTATACACGAAGAAGAGATGGAATTTGAAACTGTGGCTCATGCTTTTCTGAGTGGATTTATACCCAAAAAAGAGGAAAATCAGGGAGAAGAGGTAGATAGTAAATTAGTGGAGGAGGTAAAGTAA
- the cas6 gene encoding CRISPR-associated endoribonuclease Cas6: MRLSCEYNAEKIPICNSILFVSLIKEALKKSDIEYFKKIYVYDGDKSNKRSKNYCSALFLKDFERKKDVIKINDRVIFNFSTPDYEFGVNLYNGLLMIDELFQYKDYIFNKIRINLLKEKEVKNNRVRFKTLSPICIKDRNNRFLDLDNKNYDRELNYIVNEVLKNYRGTGLQKELKFTPVNMQKVVVKQKIEKFTKNTGRPYYYVNSFKGSFELEGAVEDLKDIYQLGIGFNRSQGFGMLEVI; the protein is encoded by the coding sequence TTGAGATTAAGCTGTGAGTATAATGCTGAAAAAATTCCTATTTGTAATAGTATATTGTTTGTTAGTTTAATTAAAGAAGCATTAAAAAAGTCGGATATAGAATATTTTAAAAAGATATATGTATATGATGGTGATAAATCAAATAAAAGAAGTAAGAATTATTGTAGTGCATTATTTTTAAAAGATTTTGAGAGAAAGAAAGATGTTATTAAAATCAATGACAGGGTTATTTTTAATTTTTCTACTCCTGATTATGAGTTTGGAGTGAACTTATATAATGGTTTACTGATGATAGACGAATTATTCCAATATAAAGATTATATATTCAATAAAATCAGGATTAATCTGCTCAAAGAGAAGGAAGTGAAAAATAACAGGGTAAGATTCAAGACTCTATCGCCAATCTGTATTAAGGATAGAAATAATAGATTTCTGGATTTAGATAATAAAAATTATGATAGGGAATTAAATTACATTGTAAACGAGGTTTTGAAGAATTATCGTGGGACAGGCTTACAGAAGGAATTAAAGTTTACTCCTGTTAATATGCAAAAAGTTGTAGTTAAGCAGAAGATTGAAAAGTTTACTAAAAATACCGGACGCCCCTATTACTATGTAAATAGTTTTAAAGGTAGTTTTGAACTTGAAGGAGCAGTAGAGGACTTGAAAGATATTTATCAGTTAGGAATTGGGTTTAACCGCAGCCAGGGATTCGGGATGTTGGAGGTGATTTAA
- a CDS encoding helix-turn-helix transcriptional regulator: protein MSKKNKLYRILKIISLLSNRHKKWKVRELAGLFGVSPRTIYRDFELMEEMRIPIYNDPDSNTYAIMEDFYFKPPKINKEEAMALLLVGQVFQEEIFPYREELNTAVAKIINSLSPSIKKVIDDISSQIIYQNGAFVNLSPFKDIIEMIEKAMKKSITIELDYYSLSSDQLNSRQIDPYNIAYKNGAGYLIGYCHLRSAVRMFRVDRIRGIKLTDLSFEILSDFTIDKYLENTWGVERGDNEERIILIFKGKAARLVKEMEWHPSQHIIDLPGNRIKFEVITGSRKEIKNWILSYGSSVEVIRPADLKEEIADEIEKMQKIYK from the coding sequence ATGTCGAAAAAAAATAAGCTCTATAGAATTCTAAAAATCATTAGTTTGTTGAGTAACAGACATAAGAAATGGAAGGTTAGAGAACTGGCCGGGCTTTTTGGGGTAAGTCCCAGGACTATTTATCGGGATTTTGAGTTAATGGAAGAAATGAGAATACCAATTTATAATGACCCTGACAGTAATACATATGCAATAATGGAAGATTTCTATTTTAAACCCCCTAAGATTAATAAAGAAGAGGCTATGGCTCTATTACTGGTTGGACAGGTCTTTCAGGAAGAGATTTTTCCCTACAGGGAAGAGTTAAATACAGCAGTTGCTAAGATAATTAATTCTCTGTCTCCTTCTATTAAAAAGGTTATTGATGATATTAGTTCACAGATTATTTACCAAAATGGGGCTTTTGTCAATCTATCTCCTTTTAAAGATATAATAGAGATGATTGAAAAGGCGATGAAAAAGAGTATTACTATAGAATTAGATTATTATTCATTAAGTAGTGATCAGCTTAATTCTAGACAAATAGACCCCTATAATATTGCTTATAAAAATGGAGCCGGTTACTTAATTGGTTACTGTCATCTAAGGTCGGCAGTACGCATGTTTAGGGTTGATAGGATAAGAGGAATTAAACTTACGGATCTGTCTTTTGAAATATTAAGTGACTTTACTATTGATAAATACCTAGAAAATACCTGGGGAGTAGAACGGGGTGATAATGAAGAAAGAATAATATTAATCTTTAAAGGAAAGGCTGCTAGATTGGTAAAAGAAATGGAATGGCACCCTTCGCAGCATATTATAGATTTACCAGGTAATAGAATAAAATTTGAAGTGATAACTGGAAGTAGGAAAGAAATTAAAAACTGGATACTTAGTTATGGTTCAAGTGTGGAAGTGATTAGACCTGCAGACTTAAAAGAGGAAATAGCAGATGAAATTGAAAAAATGCAGAAAATATATAAATAA
- a CDS encoding L,D-transpeptidase family protein — MIVGLCSDRHGLLQVLTLLPPSPFRKEIGGLFLYGYIIKGVSEKDINGIIDKKQSRLGMKMKRKIILAGILVMLVVLSTFVYYRSGLSGDGEKKQAEEDRLAKTELENVEENINGYNLEDDLKMTLMAQKDKESEIMGISQEEKRKLLKNIKPASMNEVLEEYNTHLPEQINDARQYFKYNISFDYFLTTAEEGAEIRDNPTPDSTVLGKLDNLDKASLLQRVESENNIWYRIIFSDGEQVQEGYIPSTTGTPRVFRFKKMQESVSNLKQLLAQGELHFINNYKNRNGAPPQEGDIAVDEYGYRVYHSAPAYQQADTGSNYRYIPDGMLVRMLGESGDFYHVNVPTFGGNYYIPKKYIDPNVTLSQLKHVIVVDRDQQNQAAFEVVDDALNLVSYTLSTTGISGDFSFETSLGIYKAIEKKERFEYLKSGQQDVAGYAPYATRFSGGAYVHGVPVKYKEEGGKKLDPGTIEYLHTIGTFPRSSMCVRNFTSHAQFLYNWMNTQNGAVIVME, encoded by the coding sequence TTGATTGTAGGTCTGTGCAGTGACAGGCATGGACTACTTCAGGTTTTAACTCTTTTACCCCCTAGTCCTTTTAGAAAGGAAATAGGGGGATTATTTTTATATGGATACATAATAAAAGGAGTATCTGAGAAAGATATAAATGGAATAATTGATAAAAAACAAAGTAGATTGGGGATGAAAATGAAGAGAAAGATTATCCTGGCAGGAATACTTGTAATGCTGGTTGTACTTTCAACTTTTGTATATTATAGGAGCGGTCTTTCTGGTGATGGAGAAAAGAAACAGGCAGAAGAAGATAGGCTGGCTAAAACAGAGCTGGAAAATGTAGAGGAGAATATTAACGGCTATAACCTTGAAGATGACCTGAAGATGACTCTGATGGCTCAAAAGGATAAAGAAAGTGAAATAATGGGTATTAGTCAGGAAGAAAAGAGAAAACTGCTTAAGAATATTAAACCGGCGAGTATGAATGAAGTACTTGAGGAATATAATACCCACCTACCAGAACAAATTAATGATGCACGGCAGTACTTCAAATATAATATTTCCTTTGATTATTTCCTTACCACAGCAGAGGAAGGTGCAGAAATACGTGATAACCCAACCCCGGATAGTACTGTGCTGGGTAAATTAGATAATCTGGATAAGGCCTCTCTGCTTCAGCGGGTAGAAAGTGAGAATAATATATGGTACAGAATAATATTCTCTGATGGTGAACAGGTACAAGAAGGATATATCCCTTCTACAACAGGAACCCCCAGGGTCTTTCGATTTAAGAAAATGCAGGAGTCAGTTAGTAATTTAAAACAGCTGCTGGCCCAGGGAGAACTGCATTTTATTAATAATTATAAAAATAGAAATGGGGCACCACCACAGGAAGGTGATATAGCTGTAGATGAATATGGTTACAGGGTATATCATAGTGCACCTGCTTACCAACAGGCAGATACAGGGAGCAATTACCGCTATATACCTGATGGAATGTTAGTACGAATGCTGGGTGAGAGTGGTGATTTCTATCATGTAAATGTCCCGACCTTTGGCGGCAATTATTATATACCCAAGAAATATATTGACCCGAATGTAACCTTGAGTCAGTTAAAACACGTAATTGTGGTAGACAGGGACCAGCAGAATCAGGCTGCCTTTGAAGTGGTAGATGATGCCCTTAACCTTGTATCATACACCCTGTCTACTACCGGTATCTCCGGGGATTTTTCTTTTGAGACCAGTCTTGGTATCTATAAGGCTATTGAAAAAAAAGAACGTTTTGAGTATCTAAAAAGCGGTCAGCAGGATGTTGCAGGTTATGCCCCTTATGCTACACGGTTTTCAGGTGGGGCTTATGTTCATGGTGTTCCAGTAAAATATAAAGAAGAGGGTGGTAAAAAACTGGACCCCGGTACAATAGAATATCTCCATACTATCGGTACTTTCCCCCGTTCCAGTATGTGTGTCCGCAATTTTACCAGTCATGCCCAATTTCTTTATAATTGGATGAATACTCAAAATGGTGCTGTGATTGTAATGGAGTAA